Within the Halarcobacter mediterraneus genome, the region GGTCGAGATGTTGAATCTATGGTTAGAGATTTAGTTTATGAATCAATTAATTTAGTGACAAAAGAGTTTGAAGAAAAAATTAAAGATAAAATTGATGAAGAAATAAATAAGCAAATAATTGAAAAACTAGTTCCATCTTTACCTGATACAGCAAGTGAAAGTGCAAAAGAATCATTTATTAAGACATTTAATAAAATGGAAGAAAAACTTTTATCAGGAGAACTTGATGAAAAGAAAATAGAAATTGAAGTTCCTAAAAAAGCTCATGTAGAAATTATTGATTCCTCAATTCCTATGGATATGAGTTCTATGCAAGAAAGTCTTAATAAAATGCTTGGTGGACTTAATAAAGAGAAAATAAAAAAAGAAGTAGCCATTAAAGATGCAAAAGTTTTATTAAAAGATGTAGCAAGTGATAAGCTTTTAGATCAAGAAGCTATTAAAGTAGAAGCTATAAAAAGAGCAGAAAATGGTGGTATTATTTTCTTAGATGAAATTGATAAAATAGCAACTGGTTCAAAAGCTCAAAATCAAGACCCATCAAAAGAGGGTGTTCAAAGAGACTTATTACCAATAGTAGAAGGAAGTTCTGTTCATACAAAATTTGGGCAAATTAAAACTGATCATATCTTGTTTATAGCAGCAGGTGCATTTCATGTTTCAAAACCAAGTGATTTATTACCAGAATTACAAGGAAGATTTCCCTTACGAGTTGAATTAGATAATTTAGATGAGGAAGCTTTATATAAAATTTTAACAAATACAAAAAGCTCTTTATTAAAACAGTATAAAGCTCTTTTAGAAGTAGAAGGT harbors:
- the hslU gene encoding ATP-dependent protease ATPase subunit HslU; this encodes MNMTPKEIVQFLDDYVIGQNDAKKTIALALRNRYRRMRVKPELQEEIMPKNILMIGSTGVGKTEIARRLSKMMGLPFIKVEASKYTEVGFVGRDVESMVRDLVYESINLVTKEFEEKIKDKIDEEINKQIIEKLVPSLPDTASESAKESFIKTFNKMEEKLLSGELDEKKIEIEVPKKAHVEIIDSSIPMDMSSMQESLNKMLGGLNKEKIKKEVAIKDAKVLLKDVASDKLLDQEAIKVEAIKRAENGGIIFLDEIDKIATGSKAQNQDPSKEGVQRDLLPIVEGSSVHTKFGQIKTDHILFIAAGAFHVSKPSDLLPELQGRFPLRVELDNLDEEALYKILTNTKSSLLKQYKALLEVEGVELEFDDEAIHAFAKYSVTANEKTEDIGARRLHTVIEKVIEDISFNADEKKGEKVLVDKQLVEEKLDDIVDNEDTARYIL